The proteins below come from a single Candidatus Didemnitutus sp. genomic window:
- a CDS encoding MFS transporter, with amino-acid sequence MTPHHTTAAADRIPFSQKVAYGMGAVVTIVAVNSVVQLTNLVYVVGLGVSAIWIGYAQAFPRLWDAIIDPFLGNMSDNCRSRWGRRIPFLVVGGVLIGIAFWALWTVPRDWSKEWMFGYFLVTSLFFYTVVPIYAIPHGALGLEMTDDYHEKTSLFAYSTIIGNIGALALPWVYYLANRPMFGGDAVNGVKWVCLGLSVMLTGAAMWCAFVCREGKMHQASQQERVPIWQSFKATYRNRTFLRLVGAFVLLIVAFQLVMGFNNYIQIFFLFGGNTDAASEVMALNGTLWATVAIGGAFPMTWLSKHYGKRFTVLVAFGLIIGGNLSKIVCYNPAHPYWTTIPTVCLSLGMAFAFSLVNAMIADVCDEEELATGIRREGIYFAVYNWWWKVAVSIATIISGYLQRFTGFVEGAKTQSDTTLFQLRAWEIGLPAAICLVSVWLLANYPLTETRAYEIKALLKQRKASAEPAGAA; translated from the coding sequence ATGACACCCCACCACACCACCGCCGCGGCCGACCGCATTCCGTTCTCGCAAAAGGTCGCCTACGGCATGGGGGCCGTGGTGACCATCGTCGCCGTCAATTCCGTCGTCCAGCTCACCAACCTCGTCTACGTCGTCGGTCTGGGCGTGAGCGCGATCTGGATCGGTTATGCGCAGGCGTTCCCGCGGCTGTGGGATGCGATCATCGATCCGTTCCTCGGCAACATGTCCGACAACTGCCGCTCGCGTTGGGGCCGGCGCATTCCGTTCCTCGTCGTCGGCGGCGTGCTGATCGGCATCGCGTTCTGGGCGCTGTGGACCGTGCCGCGCGATTGGAGCAAGGAGTGGATGTTCGGCTACTTCCTCGTGACGTCGCTTTTCTTCTACACCGTGGTGCCGATCTATGCCATCCCGCACGGCGCGCTCGGGCTCGAGATGACCGACGACTACCACGAGAAGACGAGCCTCTTCGCCTACAGCACCATCATCGGCAACATCGGCGCCCTGGCGCTGCCGTGGGTTTACTATCTCGCCAACCGCCCCATGTTCGGCGGCGATGCCGTCAACGGCGTGAAATGGGTCTGCCTCGGCTTGAGTGTCATGCTCACGGGCGCGGCGATGTGGTGCGCGTTCGTCTGCCGGGAGGGCAAGATGCACCAGGCGAGTCAGCAGGAGCGCGTGCCGATCTGGCAGAGCTTCAAGGCGACCTACCGCAACCGCACGTTCCTCCGGCTCGTGGGTGCGTTCGTGCTGCTGATCGTCGCGTTCCAGCTGGTGATGGGCTTCAACAATTACATCCAGATTTTCTTTCTCTTCGGCGGCAACACCGACGCCGCTTCCGAAGTGATGGCGCTGAACGGCACGCTCTGGGCCACCGTCGCCATCGGCGGTGCGTTTCCGATGACCTGGCTCTCGAAGCACTACGGCAAACGTTTCACGGTGCTCGTGGCCTTCGGGCTGATCATCGGGGGCAATCTCTCGAAAATCGTCTGCTACAACCCGGCGCACCCGTATTGGACGACGATTCCGACGGTGTGCCTTTCGCTGGGTATGGCTTTCGCGTTTTCGCTCGTGAATGCGATGATCGCGGACGTGTGCGACGAGGAGGAACTCGCCACCGGCATCCGCCGCGAGGGCATCTACTTCGCCGTCTACAACTGGTGGTGGAAGGTCGCGGTCTCGATCGCGACGATCATCAGCGGCTACCTGCAACGCTTCACCGGTTTCGTCGAGGGCGCCAAGACGCAGAGCGACACCACGCTGTTCCAGCTCCGCGCCTGGGAAATCGGCCTGCCGGCCGCGATCTGCCTCGTGAGCGTCTGGCTCCTCGCGAACTACCCGCTGACCGAGACGCGCGCTTACGAAATCAAGGCGCTGCTGAAACAGCGCAAAGCCTCCGCGGAGCCCGCCGGCGCCGCCTGA